The genomic segment ACGTACCGCTCGGCCCGCTGCCCCGCGGTGCCGTCGGCTGGACAGCGTCGGCCGCCGCGGCCATAACTTCAATTGCGTTGAGCAACTTCTCCCCGGCCTGTGTCACGGCCTGCCCCTCGCGGGTCTGCTCGAACAGGGTGTAGCCGATCTGGCTTTCGAGCCTGCGGATACGGCGCCCTACGGTTGTGGCATCGACGCCCATTTTCTTTGCCGCCCGTGCGATTTGCCCGGTCTGCGCCACGACGATAAACGCCCGATAATCGTTCCAATCATTTACCTGCATAATTGCAGGTATCGCTAGCAATATTATATGTTGCCTGCAATTATAGATTGGCTCACATAGCAGCGAACTTATTCGAGAGAGGATATTTATGCGGCAGGTCGATCATTTCATTCATGGCGGTGCAGGCGCGGCAGGAACGCGTTTTGCCGATATCATGGACCCCAATAATGGCGGCGTTCAGGCGCAGGTTGTGCTGGGTGACCGATCCGTGCTGGATGCCGCTGTGGCCGCCGCACAGGCAGCGCAACCCGCATGGGCCGCAATGAACCCGCAGCGCCGTTCGCGCGTGATGTTCGATTTCAAAGCCCTGATCGAAAAGCATATGGACGAACTTGCCCATATGCTGAGCGCCGAACATGGCAAGGTCATCGCCGACAGCAAGGGCGATATCCAGCGCGGACTTGAGGTTGTGGAGTTCTGCTGCGGCCTTCCGCATGTGTTGAAGGGGGAATATACCCATGGCGCAGGACCCGGCATCGATGTCTGGTCGATGCGCCAGCCATTGGGCATTGGCGCAGGCATTACGCCGTTCAATTTCCCCGCGATGATCCCGCTGTGGATGGGTGCGGTTGCGACCAGTGTCGGCAATGCCTTCATTCTGAAGCCATCGGAACGCGACCCGAGCGTGCCCAACCGTTTGGCGGAACTCTTTCTGGAAGCAGGCATGCCTGCCGGGATTTTCCAGGTCGTGCATGGCGACAAGGAAATGGTCGATGCGATCCTCGACCACCCGGCCATCAGCGCAGTCAGCTTTGTCGGTTCTTCGGATATCGCGCATTATGTCTACAACCGCGGCGTTGCTGCGGGCAAGCGCGTGCAGGCCATGGGCGGCGCGAAGAACCACGGTATTGTGATGCCCGATGCCGATCTCGACCAGGTGGTCAACGATCTGACAGGCGCCGCTTTTGGCTCGGCTGGTGAGCGCTGCATGGCGTTGCCTGTCGTGGTGCCGGTGGGCGACGATACTGCCGAGCGGCTGAAGGCCAAGCTCATTCCCGCCATCGAAGCCTTGCGGGTGGGAATCTCGACCGATGCCGACGCGCATTATGGTCCGGTGGTGACCGCACAGCACAAGGCGAAAGTCGAAGGCTGGATACAGACCTGCGTCGACGAGGGCGGCGAGCTGGTGGTCGATGGCCGGGGCTTCAAGCTGCAGGGGCATGAAGAAGGCTATTTCATCGGCCCGACGCTGTTCGACCATGTCACCACGGATATGGAAAGCTACAAGGAAGAGATCTTCGGCCCCGTGCTGCAGATGGTACGCGCCGCCAATTTCGAAGAGGCGCTCGCGCTGCCGAGCAAGCATCAATATGGCAATGGCGTAGCGATCTTCACCCGCAACGGCCACGCCGCGCGCGAATTTGCGGCGCGGGTAAATGTCGGCATGGTGGGCATCAACGTGCCGATCCCCGTGCCAGTCGCCTATCACAGCTTTGGTGGCTGGAAACGCTCGGGCTTTGGCGACACCGATCAATATGGCATGGAAGGCATCAAATTCTGGACCAAGGTCAAGAAGATCACCGCCCGCTGGCCTGACGGTTCGCCGGACGGCACCAACGCCTTCATCATTCCGACAATGGGGTAAGCTCCATGAAAATCGCGTTTATCGGGCTGGGCAATATGGGCGGCGGGATGGCTGCGAACCTTGTGAAAGCAGGGCATGAGGTCAGCGCGTTCGACCTGTCGCCCGAGGCGCTTACCCGGGCGGAGGAGAATGGCTGCGCTGTCTTCGGCACCGTGCAGGAAGCCGTAACCGGCGTCGATGCCGTCGTATCAATGCTTCCCAATGGCGCCATTGTCGACGCGGTCTATGGCGCGGATGTCATCGGCCAAGCGCCGCAAGGCGCGCTGTTCCTCGATTGCTCCACCATTGATGTGGACACCGCGCGTAAAGTAACAACGGCTGCAGAGGCCGCAGGCTATGCGATGGTCGACGCCCCGGTATCGGGCGGAATCGCCGCGGCCAATGGCGGCACGTTGACCTTCATGGTCGGTGGCACAGACGATGCCTTCGCGCGGGCCGAACCAATATTGGCGGCGATGGGTAAGGCGGTTATCCACGCGGGAACGAGCGGCGCAGGGCAGGCGGCGAAAATCTGCAACAACATGCTGTTGGGCGCTTCGATGATCGCGACTTGCGAGACGTTCAGACTGGCGGAAAAACTCGGCCTCGATCTCCAGACCTTTTACGACATCTCGTCCAAGGCATCGGGTCAGAACTGGTCGATGACCAGCTATTGCCCCGTTCCCGGCGTCGGCCCCCAAAGCCCCGCGGATAACGGCTATCAGGGCGGCTTTGCAGCAGCGCTGATGTTGAAGGACCTGAAGCTCGCGATGGAAGCGGCAGACTCGGTCGATGCCGAAGTGCCCATGGGCGAAAAAGCCGCCGCGCTTTACGAGGCTTTCGCCCAAAACGGTTCAGGCGGCATGGATTTTTCGGCGATCATCAAAACGCTTTAAGGGCAGCTATCACTTTTGCGCGAGATCCAGCAGATATTTCCCATAGGCTGTTTTCTCAAATAGCCTGCCCCGGGCGATAAGCTGGGTCTTGTCAATAAAGCCCTGCAAATAGGCGATTTCTTCGAGGCAGGCGATTTGGGTGCCGGTTCGTTTCTGGATCGTGCGTACAAATTCGCTCGCCTCAATCAGGCTGTCATGCGTGCCGGTATCGAGCCAGGCATAGCCCCGGCCCATCCGTTCCACGTAGAGCTGATCGGCTTCCATGTAGATCCGGTTGAGATCGGTGATTTCAAGTTCGCCGCGGGCAGACGGCTTTAGCTGACGTGCATATTCCGCCGCGTTTCCGTCATAAAAATAGAGGCCGGTAACCGCCCAGTCCGATTTGGGCGCGGTCGGTTTTTCTTCAATGCTGATTGCGCGTCCGTCGCTGTTCAATTCCACCACGCCATAAACGGTAGGATTGTCGACATGGTACGCAAACACCGTGGCACCCGTGGTTCGCGTCCGGGCATGGGATAGAAGTTCGCTAAAGCCGGCGCCGAAAAATATATTGTCACCCAGAACAAGCGCGGACGGTTCAGTACCTATAAAATCGGCTCCGATATGATAGGCCTGGGCAAGACCCTCTGGCTTGGGTTGAATGGCAAATTCGATATTCAGGCCAAGCTCGCGGCCATCGTCGAAAAGACGCCGATAATTATCAATATATTCGGGCGAAGAAATGATCAGAATGTCACTAATTCCCGCCAGCATCAGCGCCGACAACGGGTAATAGATCATCGGCTTATCATAGATAGGCAGCAGCTGTTTGTTGACTGCCAATGTCGCGGGGTGAAGGCGTGTGCCGCTACCCCCTGCTAAAATAATGCCACGCATAGAATAATCCCTGGTACGATATTTAACGAAAATGTTCTTCCAATATGCTGTCGACCGCATGTTGCCAGCTTTGAGCTTCTATTCCAAAATCCCGCGCAAGCTTCCGGGTAGCCAGTCTCGAATTGGCAGGCCTGCGGGCAGGAGTAGGGTAAGAGGTCGTCGGTATCGGCGTAAGCTGTGGTGCGCGAACGCCAAATTTTTCCGCTTGTTTGAAAATATAGGCGGCCAGCTCAAACCAGCTTGCTTCACCCTGGTTCACGAAATGCCATGTCCCGCTTTTGTCGCGCAACTGTTGCGCGATCGTCAGGACCGCTTGGGCCAAGTCGCCGACGCTGGTTGGGTTCCCGACCTGGTCCGATACAATCTGAAGTTCATCGCGCTCACCACCCAAGCGCAACATTGTCGTCAAAAAATTTCGGCCCTTTGGGTCCAGTAACCACGCCGTGCGGACAATGGCGTGCTGCACACCTGTGGCGCGGATCGCATTTTCACCGGCCAGTTTAGTCATACCATATATTCCAAGAGGATTTACCGGATCATCTTCATCATAGGGCGCCTGCTTTGTGCCGTCGAAGACATAATCGGTCGAAACATGAATGATCGGAATGCTCCGCCGCGCGCATTCCTCCGCCAATATTGCCGGCGCAGTGCCGTTGACGGCATGTGCGATTTCCGCGTCGCTTTCAGCCTTGTCGACGGCGGTGTAAGCCGCGCAGTTGATTACACCGTCCAGATTCTGGGCGGCCATGCTCGCTCGGATAGCGTCGGGATCGGACAAATCCATCTCGGAGCGCGTCGGACAAAATATTTCGAAATCCAGATCTTGGGATAGCTCTGCCACCGCCCCGCCAAGTTGTCCGGTGGTGCCGGTAACCAGCCAACGACCCATCAATCCGGGACCCCGGTTTTTTGAAGACCCAAGCGGTCACCCTGATAGGCACCGGACATGATGTCTTCCCACCATGTGCGGTTATCGAGATACCATTGGACTGTTGCGCCTATGCCGTCTTCAAAACTGTGCTTCGGTTTCCAGCCAAGCTCATTTTCCAATTTTGTCGCGTCGATCGCATAGCGGAAATCATGACCGGGTCGATCGGATACGAATGTGATCTGGTTTCGGTAACTGCGCCCGTCCGCCTTTGGACTAAGTCTATCAAGCGTGTCGCAAATTGCTTCGACAACAGCGATATTGGTCCGCTCGGACCGCCCGCCAATCATGTAGCTGTCGCCGACCTTGCCCTTTTCAAACACGGCTTGCAGCGCCCGAACATGATCGTCCACATAAAGCCAGTCGCGCACATTGTCGCCGGCGCCATAGACAGGCAAATTTTCACCGGCCAGGCATTTGATGATCATCAGAGGGATCAGCTTTTCCGGGAAGTGGAACGGACCGTAATTGTTGGAGCAATTTGTAATCAGTACCGGCAAGCCATAGGTATGGTGCCACGCCCGGACGAGGTGGTCCGAACCGGCCTTGCTTGCCGAATAGGGTGATCGCGGATCGTAAGCCGTTTCCTCGGTGAAAAATCCGTCTTCGCCCAATGCCCCGAATACTTCGTCCGTGGAGATATGGTGAAAGCGAAAACTTTCCTTTGAAGCGCCGTCGAGGGACCGCCAATAGTTCAGAGTTGCCGAAAGCATCGAAAAGGTTCCGACAAGATTGGTCTCGATAAAAGCTGCGGGCCCGTCGATTGAACGATCCACATGACTTTCAGCCGCCAAGTGGGTCACGACATCGGGTTTGAACGACCGGAGAATCTCGGTGATTTTTGCCGTGTCGCAGATATTGGCTTGCACGAAATCGTAACGATCCGATTCCGCAACGGATGCGAGAGATTCGAGATTCCCGGCATAAGTCAGTGCGTCAACATTCAGCACATTGTGCGAGGTGTTCTGGACCAAATGGCGCACCAAAGCCGAACCGATAAATCCGGCACCGCCAGTGACAAGGATGTTTAGCGGTTGGCTCATTTGGGAACTTTCAGCGGCTGGAGCGGGTTGCCATCATAAGGGAAGTCGATATCTGCTTCCTTTAACATCGGCAATTTCCTGTCCTTTTCAGAAAGCAACGGAGCCCGGCCTTGGAGAGGCCAATCAATGCCGATTGTGCTGTCATCCCAGGCTATTCCGCCATCTGCCTCCGGTGCGTAATAGGCGTCGACCTTATACGCAACCTCGGTATCATCTTCCAAGGTGAGGAAGCCATGGGCGTATCCCGATGGAATAAAAAGCTGCTCTCCCTTTTCGGCGGTTAACTCCGCGCCGATCCATGCGCCGAAAGTCGGTGAATCGCGACGAATATCCACCGCGACATCGAATATGCGGCCTCGTAAGCACCGCACCAGCTTGGCTTGAGCGTAGGGGATGGACTGATAATGAAGTCCGCGAATTGTCCCGGCCTGTCGTGACAGTGAATGATTGTCCTGACAAAAATCAGTCACGATACCCAAATCGGCATAACGTTGTCGGGTCCATGTTTCTACAAACCATCCGCGCGCATCTGCGAAAAATCTTGGAATGATCAGCTGGACCGTCATGACATCCGCTCAAACGTGCTAACTGAGTTCAACAATATTGGTTCGATCATTAACGAGTGTCCGCTTTCGATGGCTTTGGTCAAACCGATATATTTCGGCATATTCACGTGGTTCCGGCTTATTGGCGATCTATCAAAAGTGACGGACCGTCCGCGCGAGTACCGACCCGATTCTTATCTACGATGAGCCCGCTGCCATTGACGATGCCAGCTTTCTCTTTTCTGTTCTGGTTTTCGGAGATTATCCGTGTCTGCGGAGTGACCAGCAAGCCGGTCTCACTTTTAGCATCGTGTAATTCGGTGCTTAAGGGGCGCTCCATTTCGATTGCAGCCGCTACATCCGCATCGGCGCCAATATTCACGAAAATCTCTTCAGATACCGGGGTCGAACCGGCGACTTTCATCTGTGGCAGTTGTTCAATTCCCGAATAGCGGTTCCGAAACGCCGCCAGGGTTCCGTTACGTCCCGACCACCTGTAAAAAATGTGCGAACCGACTGTCCTGAGCTTTGAGAGGCTGGAGCTCCAATAGGGGACGACCCAGATGGTGTGATAATGCGTGGCCAGCCCGACGCTCGGCTCCACATAGCCCGCAAGCGCCCGTGCTGCGATAGCCTGCGCACGTGCCCAACCCGCCTGTGACGGACGCCGCGCGAGAGAGCCGTCGCATGTGAAGCTGAACTGGCAACCTGTGGTCCGTTCGGACCCTTGAAAAACGACGCCACACACGCTGTTGGCATATTCAGGATGCCTGACGCGGTTCAATACCACCTGGGCAACGGCGCGCTGTCCTGTAACACTCTCTGAATCCGCCTCATAATAGACGGCGGCTGTCAGGCACTCGATCGCCAGCATTTTGCTTCGCGCGGATATGGATGACGACTGGATGGAAAACGGCAGAGCAGGGACGATTGGCTCTTGCGTGTCCGGTACTGCGGCGTTGATCGCCACTGCCGCCTCCGGGTCGACATCTTCTCTAAAGCGAAACTGGATGGGTTCGGATGCCGGGGGCTTCGCCGCTTCCTTGCTGTCCTGCGAAATTCGCCAGATGCCTATCGGTGCTGCGATAGCTGTATAGACGGCGCCAACCGCAACCGAAAGCAGCAGTCCCACCGCTGCGAACAGCGCGAAAATGCCTACCGATCTAGATGCATATTTGGCTTTGGAGCGCAGCATGTCATCCCGTCAACTTAATGGGCCATCTTCTTAACAAGAAAGAGGCCAGCCATCATGTGGCCAGCCTCCAACTCAAATGCAATTGGTAAGATCAGCAGCTGTTATGCAAACTGGAAACGTACCCGCGTTTTGGCCCGGCTGCGCATTGCGAAACCGATGGCGCCAAAACCAAGAAGCATCAGCATCCAGGTGCCGGGTTCAGGAACCGCGTATACGGCGTCCATATCCGCTCTCAATGCAACGGGATTAACCCCACCGCCTGCTTGGTTGAATACGTTGAATACGACGGTGTTCGTTCCAAAAAGGAAATTACCGCCCGTGTTCAGCGCGATGCCCGCGCCGTTGAATGACGTATTGCCCGTGGTTACCGGGTTGGTGATCAGTACCCCGTTCAGCAAAATAGATACGATATTGTTATCGGCCCACAATGTTCCGATCAACCGTGCTGTCGACAGCTGCGCAAACGCTGGGATCGTGAATACGCGTGTGAAGGCAAAGGTCGTGTTACCTGGCTGGTTGGTCGTGGTTTCCGGATAGATATATTGGGCGCCATTCACAGGGGCGTTGTTCGGCGCGTTGTACGTAACTGGTACGGACGATGGAACAACAGCCGTTGTGGTGACATTCGTCGTCAGGTTTGTCACCGTCCAGCTGCTGTTAGTGTCCAGCGACTGCGTGATCTGGGTGGCTGCAGAAGCAGCGGTAGGAAGGGAGACTGCGGAGAAGGTTAACGCCAATGCCAATGTGTGCTTAATCATGTTTAGTCCCTTTTTATCCAAACAAAGCCTTATTCAAGCGAAGCTGGGACACATTATTGCTGCGTCCGCACATCGAAATTCCGACTTATTATACTTGGTCTAACCTTTGTTGCGGCCAGACTGTTCCTTACCAAATGCAATTTCTTTCAAGTAATGAAACTGCACTTCAACTAAACCACACCTTCCAGTTGGAATGCCCTTCGACACAACTGGGCAGGGTAACCTACCGATCTATTTGATGTTCGCAGTTACAAGGATATGCCCTGCGATATATTTTTGTTAACCGCATTAGATAAGGTCGGGTATTTACTATCCGTTAACTAATGTCAACAGCCTGCCGCAAAATAAATTGTGCAGTGCGGCATCGGGGATTGCCATCGGTCACTCCCGTAGCGGTAGGACGATTATAAGATATTGAAAATGCTAAAAATATATAGGGTTCGTCGAACGTGGTCTGCCTATGAAATCTCTTGTAAAATCAGACGAACCGAAATCAGGCGGGGTGCCGCACGCACATAATCGTATCGGTCGGTTACCTATATCCGAAGATGTGGCGAAGATGCGCGGAAACATAAGAAAAATCAGGTTTTTGTGCTGTAATAGCCCTCATATTTGCCGCCATATCCATAGGGATCGCCAACTCCGCCGTTGAAACGATTAAATACAGTTCCCAAAAGCGGCGTAGGTTCAATGAATTGCAGGGCGCTTTGAAGTTGCTTTTTAGTTGTAACGCCCTGTTCGACAATCATCACCACGCCGTCCAGCTGACCTGCGACAAGGATGGCATCGTCATTCGCAAAGATCGGCGGCAGGTCGACAATGACGATAGCGTCGGCGGGCAATGCGCGCATGACTGCGATCAGCGATTCAAACCGATCGCCGACCATCAACTCGGCTGAATTGACCATCGCGGGGTAGGACGGGAACACGGCGAGATTTGTGGTCCCGATGCGGCGACCTATGGATTTGAGCTCGACATCATCGCCCATCAGAAATTCGGTTAGTCCGACATTGCCTCTAATTCCGAAGATACCGGCGACGGATGCGCGCCGCAAATCGAGATCAAGTAAATAGGTTTTCCGGTTCGAGAGCATCCCCAACGACGCGGCCAGATTCGATGCGACAAAGGATTTGCCGGCACCAGGCGCCGCCGATGTGATCCCGATCAGCTTACCGTGTGTCGGCCCCAGCTTCTTGATGATTTGAGCCCGGAGCAGGTTGAAAGGCCGCGACCTTGCATCATTGGAGTCGACGGCGACCAGCTTGTCGCTCGACTGCGCGGGGTCCAAAACGTCCAGGGTTTCGAGAAATGGTACATTAATCAGACGCTTTTCGTCGTTAAATGCAATCCGTCCATATGGTTCGTTCATTGTACCAATCTTTCGTAAATTAGGACGATTGCCTGCGGCGGAAATTGGTCATTCTTGCCCAGACCCGGCTTGCCCAGCCCATCGATGCATCGCCTACACCGGGAATCGTCGGTATCGAAACAAGGGGTGCAAAACCGGTGGCCGCCTGAATATCAAGCACATCGCGGACGGGGCGTCTGATTATTTCGATCAACAATATCACCATCAGGCCAAGACCAAAACCCATTCCAAGTCCGCCCGCGATGAGTATCGGGCGATTGGGGGATATGGCTTTATCCGGAACGACGGGCGGATCGATGACGGACAAACGCTCGCCCTTCTGTTCATTCTCGGCCTTCGCGTTCGATTGCGCAGCCATCAGGCGCGTGGATACGCCTTCATATTGCTTGTTCAGGGCGTCCAGTTTCTGCTGCTGCTGGGCGACTTCTTCGAGGATAAGCGGCGCGCGGGCTTGCGCGCCCTGGATCGCCGAGATGCGCGA from the Sphingorhabdus lacus genome contains:
- a CDS encoding CoA-acylating methylmalonate-semialdehyde dehydrogenase, with the protein product MRQVDHFIHGGAGAAGTRFADIMDPNNGGVQAQVVLGDRSVLDAAVAAAQAAQPAWAAMNPQRRSRVMFDFKALIEKHMDELAHMLSAEHGKVIADSKGDIQRGLEVVEFCCGLPHVLKGEYTHGAGPGIDVWSMRQPLGIGAGITPFNFPAMIPLWMGAVATSVGNAFILKPSERDPSVPNRLAELFLEAGMPAGIFQVVHGDKEMVDAILDHPAISAVSFVGSSDIAHYVYNRGVAAGKRVQAMGGAKNHGIVMPDADLDQVVNDLTGAAFGSAGERCMALPVVVPVGDDTAERLKAKLIPAIEALRVGISTDADAHYGPVVTAQHKAKVEGWIQTCVDEGGELVVDGRGFKLQGHEEGYFIGPTLFDHVTTDMESYKEEIFGPVLQMVRAANFEEALALPSKHQYGNGVAIFTRNGHAAREFAARVNVGMVGINVPIPVPVAYHSFGGWKRSGFGDTDQYGMEGIKFWTKVKKITARWPDGSPDGTNAFIIPTMG
- the mmsB gene encoding 3-hydroxyisobutyrate dehydrogenase, with the protein product MKIAFIGLGNMGGGMAANLVKAGHEVSAFDLSPEALTRAEENGCAVFGTVQEAVTGVDAVVSMLPNGAIVDAVYGADVIGQAPQGALFLDCSTIDVDTARKVTTAAEAAGYAMVDAPVSGGIAAANGGTLTFMVGGTDDAFARAEPILAAMGKAVIHAGTSGAGQAAKICNNMLLGASMIATCETFRLAEKLGLDLQTFYDISSKASGQNWSMTSYCPVPGVGPQSPADNGYQGGFAAALMLKDLKLAMEAADSVDAEVPMGEKAAALYEAFAQNGSGGMDFSAIIKTL
- the rfbA gene encoding glucose-1-phosphate thymidylyltransferase RfbA, with protein sequence MRGIILAGGSGTRLHPATLAVNKQLLPIYDKPMIYYPLSALMLAGISDILIISSPEYIDNYRRLFDDGRELGLNIEFAIQPKPEGLAQAYHIGADFIGTEPSALVLGDNIFFGAGFSELLSHARTRTTGATVFAYHVDNPTVYGVVELNSDGRAISIEEKPTAPKSDWAVTGLYFYDGNAAEYARQLKPSARGELEITDLNRIYMEADQLYVERMGRGYAWLDTGTHDSLIEASEFVRTIQKRTGTQIACLEEIAYLQGFIDKTQLIARGRLFEKTAYGKYLLDLAQK
- the rfbD gene encoding dTDP-4-dehydrorhamnose reductase; its protein translation is MGRWLVTGTTGQLGGAVAELSQDLDFEIFCPTRSEMDLSDPDAIRASMAAQNLDGVINCAAYTAVDKAESDAEIAHAVNGTAPAILAEECARRSIPIIHVSTDYVFDGTKQAPYDEDDPVNPLGIYGMTKLAGENAIRATGVQHAIVRTAWLLDPKGRNFLTTMLRLGGERDELQIVSDQVGNPTSVGDLAQAVLTIAQQLRDKSGTWHFVNQGEASWFELAAYIFKQAEKFGVRAPQLTPIPTTSYPTPARRPANSRLATRKLARDFGIEAQSWQHAVDSILEEHFR
- the rfbB gene encoding dTDP-glucose 4,6-dehydratase, producing MSQPLNILVTGGAGFIGSALVRHLVQNTSHNVLNVDALTYAGNLESLASVAESDRYDFVQANICDTAKITEILRSFKPDVVTHLAAESHVDRSIDGPAAFIETNLVGTFSMLSATLNYWRSLDGASKESFRFHHISTDEVFGALGEDGFFTEETAYDPRSPYSASKAGSDHLVRAWHHTYGLPVLITNCSNNYGPFHFPEKLIPLMIIKCLAGENLPVYGAGDNVRDWLYVDDHVRALQAVFEKGKVGDSYMIGGRSERTNIAVVEAICDTLDRLSPKADGRSYRNQITFVSDRPGHDFRYAIDATKLENELGWKPKHSFEDGIGATVQWYLDNRTWWEDIMSGAYQGDRLGLQKTGVPD
- the rfbC gene encoding dTDP-4-dehydrorhamnose 3,5-epimerase, translated to MTVQLIIPRFFADARGWFVETWTRQRYADLGIVTDFCQDNHSLSRQAGTIRGLHYQSIPYAQAKLVRCLRGRIFDVAVDIRRDSPTFGAWIGAELTAEKGEQLFIPSGYAHGFLTLEDDTEVAYKVDAYYAPEADGGIAWDDSTIGIDWPLQGRAPLLSEKDRKLPMLKEADIDFPYDGNPLQPLKVPK
- a CDS encoding cell wall hydrolase gives rise to the protein MLRSKAKYASRSVGIFALFAAVGLLLSVAVGAVYTAIAAPIGIWRISQDSKEAAKPPASEPIQFRFREDVDPEAAVAINAAVPDTQEPIVPALPFSIQSSSISARSKMLAIECLTAAVYYEADSESVTGQRAVAQVVLNRVRHPEYANSVCGVVFQGSERTTGCQFSFTCDGSLARRPSQAGWARAQAIAARALAGYVEPSVGLATHYHTIWVVPYWSSSLSKLRTVGSHIFYRWSGRNGTLAAFRNRYSGIEQLPQMKVAGSTPVSEEIFVNIGADADVAAAIEMERPLSTELHDAKSETGLLVTPQTRIISENQNRKEKAGIVNGSGLIVDKNRVGTRADGPSLLIDRQ
- a CDS encoding PEPxxWA-CTERM sorting domain-containing protein, with translation MIKHTLALALTFSAVSLPTAASAATQITQSLDTNSSWTVTNLTTNVTTTAVVPSSVPVTYNAPNNAPVNGAQYIYPETTTNQPGNTTFAFTRVFTIPAFAQLSTARLIGTLWADNNIVSILLNGVLITNPVTTGNTSFNGAGIALNTGGNFLFGTNTVVFNVFNQAGGGVNPVALRADMDAVYAVPEPGTWMLMLLGFGAIGFAMRSRAKTRVRFQFA
- a CDS encoding CpsD/CapB family tyrosine-protein kinase; protein product: MNEPYGRIAFNDEKRLINVPFLETLDVLDPAQSSDKLVAVDSNDARSRPFNLLRAQIIKKLGPTHGKLIGITSAAPGAGKSFVASNLAASLGMLSNRKTYLLDLDLRRASVAGIFGIRGNVGLTEFLMGDDVELKSIGRRIGTTNLAVFPSYPAMVNSAELMVGDRFESLIAVMRALPADAIVIVDLPPIFANDDAILVAGQLDGVVMIVEQGVTTKKQLQSALQFIEPTPLLGTVFNRFNGGVGDPYGYGGKYEGYYSTKT